A region of Bombilactobacillus folatiphilus DNA encodes the following proteins:
- a CDS encoding stealth family protein, whose translation MKTNSEIDAVITWVDGDDPKWLAKKKQQQQKLHYQVADEQRYRDFNTLKYVFRSLENYAPWFHRIYLVTDQQLPVWLNVNHPCLQIVDHRDYIAAKYLPTFNSNVIDLNLDQISGLSENFILFNDDLVLTKKVQATDFFVDELPKDTAALSPICPEIDGIESAVLNNIKLINSQFTQKQVVGKYWRKFFKWQYGQYNFRTLFLLPYTKFSGFMDFHMPLSLKKSTFSVLRQKFPTYFAQTNQQPFRSNDDITIWLARYWQLCQGQFQPRSAKFGKYLQLSDLKAIKLALKNPKYKALCLNDVALTKEQVQAVNQYLPDLLEQKYPNKSRFEK comes from the coding sequence ATGAAAACTAATTCAGAAATTGATGCTGTGATTACCTGGGTGGATGGTGATGACCCCAAATGGCTGGCTAAGAAAAAACAGCAGCAACAAAAACTTCATTATCAAGTAGCGGATGAACAACGTTATCGAGATTTCAATACACTAAAGTATGTTTTTCGATCCTTAGAAAATTATGCGCCTTGGTTTCATCGAATTTATTTGGTGACTGACCAACAGTTGCCAGTTTGGTTAAATGTCAATCACCCATGTTTGCAGATTGTTGATCATCGTGATTATATTGCTGCTAAATATTTACCAACTTTTAATTCTAATGTTATTGATTTAAATTTGGATCAGATTTCGGGGCTATCTGAAAATTTTATATTATTTAATGATGATTTAGTCCTGACTAAAAAGGTTCAAGCTACGGATTTTTTTGTGGATGAATTGCCCAAAGATACGGCCGCGTTGTCACCAATCTGTCCAGAAATTGATGGGATTGAAAGTGCGGTTTTGAATAATATCAAATTGATTAATTCGCAATTTACTCAAAAGCAGGTGGTGGGTAAATATTGGCGCAAATTTTTTAAATGGCAATATGGACAGTATAATTTCCGAACTTTGTTTTTGTTGCCATACACAAAGTTTAGTGGTTTTATGGATTTTCATATGCCATTATCGTTAAAAAAAAGTACGTTCAGTGTTTTACGGCAAAAGTTTCCAACTTATTTTGCACAGACAAATCAGCAGCCATTCCGCTCTAATGATGATATTACTATCTGGTTGGCTAGATATTGGCAATTGTGTCAGGGGCAATTTCAACCACGCAGCGCTAAATTTGGAAAATATTTACAATTAAGCGACTTAAAAGCCATCAAATTGGCGTTGAAAAATCCTAAATATAAAGCGTTGTGCCTCAATGATGTCGCCTTAACTAAGGAACAAGTGCAGGCGGTAAATCAATATTTACCCGATTTATTAGAACAAAAATATCCAAATAAATCACGCTTTGAAAAGTAA
- a CDS encoding glycosyltransferase — MKTVLHFVRTNIFSGLESTVINICTLVSGYRHYYVCPTGPIDAYLKQNQINRIVLNKLTPRTVLQVLRQYQPDIVQGHDVVASVCLAANKGYCRRHGIKIISQLHSNDTRMQKLTWRSGIYALSSFAYDKVIGVSDAIRQEYLFKKLIRSKFVVINNVINPQILQQQLQQLELSTQWDCIFIGRMEQAKNPLMFVQIIAALKVKYPHIKAVMLGSGQLTSVVQQAIAQADLDKNIDFLGFQKNQYPYLQASRLLLITSQYEGFGLAALEALLLGKPVLATPVGGLTQLIDDRCGSVASDVATFVRQADQLLASQSSYNQKSIAAMQKAHQVNQISQFVQAFQQVYAD, encoded by the coding sequence GTGAAAACAGTTTTACATTTTGTTCGGACGAATATTTTTAGCGGTTTGGAGAGTACGGTGATCAATATTTGTACTTTGGTTTCTGGCTATCGGCATTACTATGTTTGTCCGACAGGACCCATTGATGCTTATTTGAAGCAGAACCAAATTAACCGGATTGTCTTGAACAAATTGACACCTAGAACAGTTTTGCAGGTTCTTCGGCAATACCAGCCCGATATAGTGCAAGGTCATGATGTGGTCGCTAGCGTGTGTTTAGCGGCAAATAAGGGTTATTGTCGGCGACATGGAATTAAGATTATTTCGCAATTGCATAGTAACGACACGCGAATGCAAAAATTGACTTGGCGGTCAGGGATCTATGCTTTGAGTTCGTTTGCTTACGATAAAGTGATTGGGGTTTCGGATGCAATTCGCCAAGAGTATCTGTTTAAAAAATTAATCCGCTCAAAATTTGTTGTTATCAACAATGTCATTAATCCGCAGATTCTACAACAACAGCTTCAACAATTAGAATTATCAACTCAATGGGATTGTATTTTCATTGGTCGAATGGAACAGGCTAAAAATCCTTTGATGTTTGTACAAATTATTGCTGCACTCAAAGTCAAATATCCGCATATCAAAGCGGTGATGTTAGGATCAGGTCAATTAACATCGGTTGTCCAACAAGCCATTGCTCAAGCTGATTTAGATAAGAATATTGATTTTTTAGGTTTTCAAAAAAATCAGTATCCGTATTTACAAGCTTCGCGTTTATTATTGATTACTTCGCAATATGAGGGCTTTGGGTTAGCTGCATTAGAAGCACTGCTACTGGGGAAACCGGTACTTGCAACACCTGTTGGGGGCTTGACGCAATTAATTGATGATCGTTGTGGCAGCGTGGCGTCTGATGTGGCGACATTTGTTAGGCAAGCGGATCAGTTGCTGGCTTCTCAAAGTAGTTATAATCAAAAGTCTATTGCAGCCATGCAAAAAGCTCATCAAGTTAACCAAATCTCGCAATTTGTACAGGCTTTTCAGCAAGTATATGCTGACTAA
- a CDS encoding glycosyltransferase yields MKKILYIAEAFDGGVLSFLQELTNNLVDQYEITILYGRRQTSLEQRQTTFDPRIQLIEIKSFQRALNLNADYQTYQELKKYLRQIDPDVIHLNSSKAGYLGRLLPYRKDQKVFYNPHGYSFLMQGNTHHQEKIYYLAEKTLGYRTKVQTVAVGQGEYLQSKKVTNNSILVNNGIDLQAIDQIAVNTEISEKAVVTVGRIDVQKNPRLFNQLAQLYPEKEFVWLGDGPLKDQLTAPNVRISDWLAHEQIIAILKKVQTFVLLSKWEGLPLALLEAMYCGNYCIVTNVIGNKELIRDNETGAVINDLTQLLEAFKCPRAKRQRLMTNAQREVEKDYNLHKMVQRYCQIYG; encoded by the coding sequence TTGAAAAAAATTCTCTATATTGCTGAAGCTTTTGATGGTGGCGTGTTATCTTTTTTGCAAGAACTGACAAATAATTTGGTAGATCAGTATGAAATTACGATTTTGTATGGTCGAAGACAAACTAGTTTGGAGCAAAGACAGACAACTTTTGATCCGCGGATTCAGTTGATTGAGATTAAGTCTTTTCAACGAGCTTTGAATCTGAATGCTGATTACCAAACTTATCAAGAACTTAAAAAATATTTACGACAAATTGATCCAGATGTCATTCATTTAAATTCATCTAAGGCAGGGTATTTAGGCAGATTGTTGCCATATCGTAAAGATCAAAAAGTGTTTTATAATCCGCATGGCTATAGTTTTTTGATGCAAGGAAATACGCATCATCAGGAAAAAATATATTATTTAGCTGAAAAGACCTTGGGTTATCGGACCAAGGTTCAGACTGTCGCGGTAGGTCAAGGTGAATATCTGCAAAGCAAAAAAGTAACGAATAATAGTATTTTGGTGAATAATGGAATTGATTTACAAGCAATTGATCAAATAGCAGTTAATACTGAGATTTCAGAAAAAGCAGTTGTCACAGTTGGCAGAATTGATGTGCAAAAAAATCCACGTTTGTTTAATCAATTAGCGCAACTTTATCCTGAAAAAGAATTTGTGTGGTTGGGTGATGGTCCACTGAAAGATCAATTAACTGCACCAAATGTGCGGATTTCAGACTGGTTGGCACATGAACAAATTATTGCGATTCTCAAAAAAGTGCAAACTTTTGTTTTATTATCTAAATGGGAAGGATTGCCGTTAGCGTTGTTGGAAGCAATGTATTGTGGCAATTATTGTATTGTCACCAATGTGATTGGCAACAAGGAGTTGATCCGTGATAATGAAACTGGTGCTGTCATCAATGATTTAACGCAATTGCTGGAAGCTTTCAAATGTCCTAGGGCTAAGCGACAACGATTGATGACGAATGCTCAACGGGAAGTTGAGAAAGATTATAATTTGCATAAAATGGTGCAACGGTATTGTCAGATTTATGGTTGA
- a CDS encoding sugar transferase — protein sequence MIYEKLSQVYDYLSRKLDFIFWEIQWQKMGYFLFQLIFNILLSIVGCIGFLLLGIFLKTKTFFCNDKGPILYKQERMGKNGVPFYIYKFRTMAVDADQFLYEDKELYKQYIENDYKLPLGQDPRVTKLGLFLRKWSLDELPQFWNVVKGDMSIIGPRPVVRDELKNYADYKEVVTLLSMKPGIIGYWQVMGRSNLRYPKRCAMELYYVEHASVGLDLKIFLKSIVTVLKHVGAY from the coding sequence ATGATTTATGAAAAGCTGAGTCAAGTTTACGATTATTTAAGTCGCAAACTTGATTTTATTTTTTGGGAAATTCAATGGCAAAAAATGGGTTACTTTTTGTTTCAATTAATTTTTAATATTTTATTATCAATTGTTGGCTGTATAGGCTTTTTATTGCTGGGGATTTTTTTAAAAACTAAGACTTTTTTTTGCAATGATAAGGGACCGATTTTATACAAACAAGAACGTATGGGTAAAAACGGAGTGCCATTTTATATCTATAAATTTCGGACAATGGCCGTAGATGCAGATCAATTTTTGTACGAAGATAAAGAATTGTATAAGCAATATATCGAAAATGATTATAAATTACCGTTAGGTCAGGATCCGCGGGTCACTAAATTGGGTTTGTTTTTACGCAAATGGTCATTAGATGAATTGCCACAATTTTGGAATGTTGTGAAAGGTGATATGAGTATCATTGGTCCACGACCGGTTGTGAGAGATGAACTGAAAAATTACGCGGATTATAAAGAAGTAGTGACTTTGTTGTCAATGAAACCGGGAATTATTGGTTATTGGCAGGTCATGGGACGCAGTAATTTGCGTTATCCTAAGCGTTGTGCGATGGAATTGTATTATGTTGAACATGCATCTGTGGGCTTAGATTTGAAGATCTTCTTAAAAAGTATCGTGACGGTTTTAAAACACGTGGGGGCATATTAA
- a CDS encoding LCP family protein gives MDHYFTFNLRGLQQLIDLLGGISVDNPQAFSEQGVSFTQGRIHLTGDSALKFLMNQPPQPKLRQQRQQLVAKALVQAMGQPKFLAHYSDILNVLSDNVRTNLTFKDFQLLAKNYRTTVQSVKFDYLMGSHPKSDEVHKLTNKLQKR, from the coding sequence GTGGATCATTATTTTACCTTTAATCTGCGTGGTTTACAGCAACTGATTGATTTACTAGGCGGCATTAGTGTTGATAATCCCCAGGCTTTTAGTGAACAAGGAGTTAGTTTTACACAAGGCCGGATTCATTTAACTGGCGATTCAGCTTTGAAATTTTTGATGAATCAACCACCACAACCCAAATTACGCCAACAACGTCAACAATTGGTGGCAAAAGCTTTGGTTCAGGCAATGGGTCAGCCTAAATTTTTGGCACATTATTCAGATATTTTGAATGTGTTGTCAGATAATGTACGAACCAATCTAACGTTTAAAGATTTTCAATTATTAGCAAAAAACTATCGAACTACGGTGCAATCAGTGAAGTTTGATTATCTGATGGGAAGTCATCCCAAGTCTGATGAAGTTCACAAATTAACGAACAAATTACAGAAAAGGTAG
- a CDS encoding tyrosine-protein phosphatase has protein sequence MTGLVDLHCHLLPHLDDGPDSVADSLALARVAVQQGITQIVCTPHDNHYFHNSREQVTTIVTAFQQYLTQQQINLELLPGQELYLDAETLTKLAQDQLSFIDPQKHYLLIEFPEMEVPNYALEVISELIARQITPIIVHPERNGSLIKNPNELFELLSWGCLAQVSAGSLLGKFGLKVKKTGWWMLKRHAIQFVASDAHGIQKRTFCLREAYQKIARRMGEAQVAQLQSAAQKVINGQQILL, from the coding sequence ATGACTGGTTTGGTAGATCTGCATTGTCATTTATTACCGCATCTTGATGATGGTCCTGATAGTGTGGCTGATAGCTTGGCTTTAGCACGCGTTGCAGTCCAACAGGGCATTACACAAATTGTCTGCACGCCTCACGATAACCATTATTTTCATAATTCGCGGGAGCAAGTAACGACAATTGTGACAGCTTTTCAGCAATATTTAACGCAGCAGCAAATTAATTTGGAACTATTGCCGGGACAAGAACTTTATTTGGATGCTGAGACATTGACCAAGTTGGCTCAAGATCAATTATCATTTATTGATCCTCAAAAGCATTATTTATTGATTGAGTTTCCGGAAATGGAAGTTCCTAATTATGCGCTAGAGGTGATTTCAGAATTAATTGCGCGCCAAATTACGCCCATCATTGTTCATCCCGAACGTAATGGCAGTTTGATTAAGAATCCCAATGAATTATTTGAACTATTGAGTTGGGGATGTTTAGCGCAAGTAAGTGCGGGCAGTTTGCTAGGAAAATTTGGTCTGAAAGTTAAGAAAACGGGTTGGTGGATGTTAAAACGCCACGCCATTCAATTTGTGGCATCTGATGCGCACGGCATTCAGAAACGGACTTTCTGTTTGCGCGAGGCTTATCAAAAAATTGCACGGCGCATGGGTGAAGCACAAGTTGCTCAATTACAAAGTGCTGCTCAAAAAGTAATTAATGGGCAGCAGATTTTATTATAA
- a CDS encoding CpsD/CapB family tyrosine-protein kinase has translation MTLFRRKSQDLNQIGLTSFFQPNSTSTEQYLTLRTNLQFAFDDAQESHTLVVTSPNSNEGKSTVAVNLALVCAQAGQRVLLVDGDIRRPTVWQTFKLANRQGLSNALAENDGVQAYIQKLQIPNLDVLTSGTQIASVSELLNSKRLANLIAQVKAQYELIIFDMPPINTVTDAAVVSAQTDGAILVARSHVTLKNELLKAKEALELAHAKILGVVYNDINQTDRDDDYYYGNNE, from the coding sequence ATGACTTTATTTCGTAGGAAATCGCAAGATTTGAACCAAATTGGTTTAACTAGTTTTTTTCAACCTAATTCGACGAGTACTGAACAATATTTGACTTTGCGAACCAATTTGCAATTTGCGTTTGATGATGCACAAGAAAGTCACACCTTAGTAGTTACTTCGCCAAATAGTAATGAAGGTAAGTCAACGGTTGCAGTTAATTTGGCGTTAGTTTGTGCACAAGCTGGTCAAAGGGTGTTATTGGTTGATGGTGATATCAGACGCCCGACGGTGTGGCAAACTTTTAAACTTGCTAATCGTCAAGGTCTCAGTAATGCTTTGGCGGAAAATGACGGTGTGCAGGCGTATATTCAAAAACTACAAATACCTAATCTAGATGTGTTGACTAGTGGCACGCAGATTGCTAGTGTGTCGGAGCTCTTAAATTCCAAACGTTTGGCGAATTTAATCGCGCAAGTTAAAGCTCAATATGAATTGATTATTTTTGATATGCCGCCAATTAATACTGTGACAGATGCAGCAGTGGTGTCAGCACAAACTGATGGGGCAATATTAGTAGCACGTTCGCATGTAACTCTGAAAAATGAGTTACTCAAAGCCAAAGAAGCCTTGGAATTAGCGCACGCCAAAATATTGGGTGTGGTTTATAACGATATTAATCAAACTGATCGTGATGATGATTATTACTATGGGAATAATGAATGA
- a CDS encoding YveK family protein has translation MKQTFSLLNVWHVLRKHWQTILYCLILGLGGAVILVFAVLKPQYQAQTQVVASLSSKTAQNNDEINNNLQLLNTYKEFVVSDIVLEDSAQDLQQLGLDRKASELKKSIKVVQSQNSLMLTIKVTDANRYASSMIANVLTKVFQTKIKHYFHGDKILIVSKAQVPHHTAQPRRMLLIVLGGVLGTIVGLLLSLVLELTDRTVKDEYFIKNDLDLPIIGRIGAISSKQMQSSIAQNSLAEDEEKQDLAAVGRDKR, from the coding sequence ATGAAACAAACTTTCAGTTTACTAAATGTGTGGCATGTGTTGAGAAAGCATTGGCAAACAATTTTATACTGTTTGATTTTGGGATTAGGCGGTGCTGTGATACTAGTTTTTGCAGTGTTGAAGCCACAATATCAAGCTCAAACGCAAGTTGTCGCTTCATTGTCGTCTAAAACTGCTCAAAACAATGATGAGATTAATAATAATTTGCAGTTATTGAACACCTATAAAGAATTTGTCGTCAGCGACATTGTTTTAGAAGATTCGGCTCAAGATTTACAACAGTTAGGACTGGATCGCAAAGCTAGCGAATTAAAGAAGTCGATAAAAGTGGTTCAATCGCAGAATTCATTAATGCTGACGATTAAAGTGACCGATGCTAACCGCTATGCTAGCTCAATGATTGCTAATGTGTTGACGAAAGTATTTCAAACTAAAATTAAGCATTATTTTCATGGTGATAAAATTTTGATTGTTTCTAAGGCACAAGTTCCCCACCATACGGCTCAACCACGAAGAATGTTGCTGATTGTTTTGGGTGGGGTCTTAGGAACTATTGTTGGTCTGCTGTTGAGTTTAGTGTTAGAACTAACTGATCGCACAGTTAAAGACGAATATTTTATCAAGAATGATTTGGATTTGCCAATTATAGGTAGAATCGGCGCAATTTCATCCAAGCAGATGCAAAGTTCAATCGCGCAAAACTCATTGGCAGAAGATGAAGAAAAGCAGGATTTGGCCGCTGTTGGGAGGGATAAAAGATGA
- a CDS encoding DUF1149 family protein, with protein MQVNKGPLVVQGYHYDLVEPTTAAKTDIQVQIQEYQDDAAAENSDAGQMVQILIPFDIHPEQAPFEISGLLGQVIQLVDFDGEIKDLSGDIVEQLSQPLIEQIQIITYQVTALTLDHGYQLDFQAEFGDGELQ; from the coding sequence ATGCAAGTAAATAAGGGACCGTTAGTGGTTCAAGGTTATCATTATGACTTAGTGGAGCCGACTACGGCAGCAAAAACGGATATTCAAGTGCAAATCCAAGAATATCAAGACGATGCTGCTGCCGAAAATTCCGATGCTGGACAAATGGTTCAGATTTTGATTCCGTTTGATATTCATCCGGAGCAGGCGCCATTTGAAATTTCTGGTTTACTGGGCCAAGTAATTCAGCTAGTTGACTTTGATGGTGAAATTAAAGATTTAAGCGGTGATATTGTGGAACAGTTATCCCAACCCCTGATTGAGCAAATTCAAATCATTACTTATCAAGTTACGGCGTTGACTTTGGATCATGGCTATCAGTTAGATTTTCAGGCTGAGTTTGGTGATGGTGAGTTGCAATAA
- a CDS encoding tRNA (cytidine(34)-2'-O)-methyltransferase: MTNHIALFEPLMPANTGNIARTCVGTNTVLHLIRPLGFSLDNKHMKRAGLDYWDKLQLVIHDDLADFLSSIPDLQQLYLVSKFSDKIYSDIDYSDTKKDYYFLFGKETTGLPEQFMRENQDKCLRIPMSNNIRALNLSNSCALVIYEAVRQQHFEGLELTHRYEHDKLH; this comes from the coding sequence ATGACCAATCATATTGCATTGTTTGAACCGTTGATGCCTGCTAATACAGGTAATATTGCGCGGACTTGCGTTGGTACGAATACCGTCTTACATTTAATTCGGCCACTTGGGTTTAGTTTGGATAACAAGCACATGAAACGTGCGGGCTTAGATTATTGGGATAAATTACAGTTAGTCATTCACGATGATTTGGCGGATTTTTTGAGTAGTATTCCTGACTTACAGCAATTATATTTAGTTAGTAAATTCTCTGATAAAATTTATAGTGATATTGATTATTCAGACACTAAAAAGGATTATTACTTTTTATTTGGTAAGGAAACGACGGGCTTGCCAGAACAATTTATGCGTGAAAATCAAGACAAGTGTTTGCGAATTCCAATGAGTAATAATATTCGGGCTTTGAATTTATCTAATAGTTGCGCGTTAGTAATTTATGAAGCTGTTCGACAACAACATTTTGAAGGCTTAGAACTCACGCATCGCTATGAGCACGACAAATTACATTAA
- a CDS encoding GMP reductase: MPVFDFDEVQLIPQKCILQHRSDADTSVRLGDHTFKIPVIPANMSSIIDEQLAIWLARRNYFYIMHRFKPEQRFDFVKMMHQKQLLSSISLGIQPEDYQLVQQLATAQLTPDYLTIDIAHGYADSVKDLIGYIKKMLPHSFIIAGNVATPEAVTFLEEAGADATKVGVGPGRACITKLKTGFGTAGWQLAAINYCAQTSKKPIIADGGIRNNGDIAKAIRFGATMVMIGSLLAGHDENPGEIIKKNHQKFKIYYGSASQMQKKQHKNIEGKKVILPYRGSIHDTLQEMQEDLQSAISYAGGNCLQDLTKVDYILVNNSIYNGD, translated from the coding sequence ATTCCAGTATTTGATTTCGATGAAGTCCAATTAATTCCACAAAAATGTATTTTACAGCATCGTAGCGACGCTGACACTTCCGTCCGCTTGGGCGATCACACCTTTAAAATCCCCGTGATTCCCGCCAACATGTCTAGTATAATTGACGAACAATTAGCTATTTGGCTGGCTCGCCGCAATTATTTTTATATTATGCATCGCTTCAAGCCTGAGCAACGCTTTGATTTTGTTAAAATGATGCACCAAAAACAGCTCCTTTCTTCCATTAGTCTTGGAATTCAACCTGAAGATTATCAATTAGTTCAACAACTCGCAACAGCGCAACTGACGCCTGACTATCTGACGATTGATATTGCCCATGGCTACGCCGACAGCGTAAAAGATTTAATAGGTTATATTAAAAAAATGCTGCCGCATAGTTTTATCATTGCAGGAAATGTGGCCACACCTGAGGCAGTCACATTTTTAGAAGAAGCTGGCGCCGATGCTACTAAAGTAGGTGTGGGTCCTGGTAGAGCTTGCATTACTAAACTCAAAACAGGTTTTGGAACAGCAGGCTGGCAGCTAGCCGCCATTAATTATTGTGCACAAACATCTAAAAAGCCCATCATCGCTGACGGCGGTATTCGTAACAACGGTGATATTGCCAAAGCAATTCGTTTTGGAGCTACGATGGTGATGATCGGTTCTTTATTAGCGGGTCACGATGAAAATCCGGGTGAAATCATCAAAAAAAATCATCAGAAATTTAAGATTTATTATGGCTCCGCCTCACAAATGCAAAAAAAGCAGCACAAAAATATTGAAGGTAAAAAAGTTATTCTCCCTTATCGTGGTTCAATTCACGATACGCTCCAAGAAATGCAGGAAGATCTCCAATCTGCTATTTCCTATGCAGGTGGTAATTGCTTACAAGATTTAACCAAAGTTGATTATATTTTAGTAAATAATTCTATTTATAATGGTGATTAA
- a CDS encoding AI-2E family transporter, which translates to MKQRTWFTKWFLNNKFTVVLLNILLTFLIIAVFAKISYVFRPLWQILGIICPPLIVAAIMYYLIKPLINLLENKLHFKRLLAISLVFLVIILIVLWAVLTLIPIIQSQTASLIKNLPHYWHMLQQAVNDLAREPHLRRLHIQDNLSWNKISQSFMHSIGGTVNIAWSNFTSAISIVSNTVMIILTAPFILFFLLKDEQKIKPSILQFIPDRLKAATSQTLSEINAALSSYIRGQLTVAFWVAIMFSIGYLIAGLPYGALLGIFAGICNLIPYVGSAIGLLPAIILALLSGHHMIFIVIIIFVIEQTIETRVVSPLVVGNKMNMHPVTTIFVLLVSGGMFGLIGVIGGIPSYAILKILFTKTFSWFQANSNWYQEKRLDRSEDQSKT; encoded by the coding sequence ATGAAGCAAAGAACGTGGTTTACAAAATGGTTTTTGAATAATAAATTTACGGTCGTCTTGTTGAATATTCTATTGACATTTTTGATCATTGCTGTGTTTGCTAAAATTAGTTATGTTTTCCGTCCTTTATGGCAAATTTTGGGCATTATTTGTCCCCCTTTGATTGTGGCGGCAATCATGTATTACTTAATTAAACCGTTGATTAACTTATTAGAAAATAAGCTTCATTTTAAGCGCTTATTGGCAATTTCGTTAGTATTTTTAGTCATTATCTTAATTGTATTATGGGCTGTTTTGACTCTAATTCCGATCATTCAGAGTCAGACTGCGTCTTTAATTAAGAATTTACCGCATTATTGGCATATGTTGCAGCAAGCAGTTAATGATTTGGCACGTGAACCCCATTTACGTAGGTTGCATATCCAAGACAATCTGTCTTGGAATAAGATTTCGCAATCGTTTATGCATAGCATCGGTGGTACGGTGAACATTGCTTGGAGCAACTTTACCTCAGCAATTAGTATTGTTTCTAATACTGTGATGATTATTTTGACAGCGCCATTTATTTTGTTCTTCTTATTAAAAGATGAACAAAAAATCAAGCCAAGTATTTTGCAATTTATACCTGATCGTCTCAAAGCTGCAACTTCACAAACATTGAGTGAGATTAATGCTGCTTTGAGTTCATATATTCGTGGGCAGTTGACGGTAGCCTTTTGGGTGGCAATCATGTTTTCCATTGGTTATCTGATTGCAGGCTTACCTTATGGTGCCTTGTTAGGAATTTTTGCAGGAATTTGCAATTTGATTCCATATGTTGGCTCGGCCATTGGTTTATTGCCAGCTATTATTTTGGCTTTATTATCAGGGCATCATATGATTTTTATTGTGATTATCATTTTTGTAATTGAGCAGACTATTGAAACAAGAGTCGTCTCACCCTTAGTTGTAGGCAATAAAATGAATATGCATCCAGTGACGACGATTTTTGTTTTATTAGTGTCAGGTGGAATGTTTGGTTTAATAGGGGTAATTGGAGGAATTCCCAGCTACGCCATTTTAAAAATCTTATTTACTAAAACATTTTCCTGGTTTCAAGCTAATTCTAATTGGTATCAAGAGAAACGCTTGGATAGGTCGGAAGATCAATCAAAAACGTAG
- a CDS encoding PTS glucitol/sorbitol transporter subunit IIA: MTDIQVKITAIGKDALLADDDFLILFDEEVTDDLRTVSVIQELTAAQKQEFALKMGDQIVIDGQSYLIQALGEQVNQQLQTLGHTVLYFTQRPDSLPINGVYLDGVVPKIQIGSEIQYQQRG; encoded by the coding sequence TTGACTGATATTCAAGTAAAGATTACGGCAATTGGCAAAGATGCTTTGTTGGCAGATGATGATTTTTTGATTTTGTTTGACGAAGAAGTGACTGATGATTTGCGGACGGTTTCGGTGATTCAAGAATTGACCGCTGCTCAAAAACAAGAGTTTGCACTTAAAATGGGTGATCAGATTGTGATCGATGGACAAAGTTATCTGATTCAGGCGCTTGGCGAACAAGTTAATCAACAATTACAAACTTTAGGGCATACGGTACTTTATTTTACACAACGACCAGATTCATTGCCTATCAATGGTGTTTATTTAGATGGCGTTGTACCAAAAATCCAAATTGGTTCTGAAATTCAATATCAACAACGAGGTTAA